One part of the Streptomyces lydicus genome encodes these proteins:
- a CDS encoding deoxyxylulose-5-phosphate synthase, which translates to MPPAKTSYVCLPCRASYKQPYDGDHERRCPRCARPLLHVGSAFAPPKRRDTAGWRVLSLLLNAGVRFHKSCCGGPGYRPRTLSEVRERMAYAKATGEPFARALVRHEVP; encoded by the coding sequence GTGCCGCCCGCGAAAACGTCCTACGTCTGCCTGCCCTGCCGGGCCTCCTACAAGCAGCCCTACGACGGCGACCACGAGCGTCGCTGCCCGCGCTGCGCGCGGCCGCTGCTGCACGTGGGCTCCGCCTTCGCCCCGCCGAAGCGCCGGGACACCGCGGGCTGGCGGGTGCTCTCGCTACTGCTGAACGCGGGCGTCCGCTTCCACAAGAGCTGCTGCGGCGGGCCCGGTTACCGCCCTCGCACCCTCAGCGAGGTACGGGAACGGATGGCCTACGCGAAGGCCACGGGTGAGCCGTTCGCCCGCGCGCTGGTCCGCCATGAGGTGCCGTAG
- a CDS encoding DUF6461 domain-containing protein, which yields MTPTDAGRGLDAFRADIPFYTLTFAKGLSPVELLTRMGVDPETLALRDAAGLDDAFGDTLLDEDEPVVTTGTDGAWTWARELGGSHGLDEGVLSAVSHGTEAVALHHNEKPMHWFRYAVEGDIVVDFHTLQPIEPTGLDPWRLDAFMRPLGLVAGRSAPVHGVLALAEDAFGLRVTPAEDDEERWSGSLLPLPAEERP from the coding sequence ATGACCCCTACCGACGCAGGCCGCGGCCTGGACGCTTTCCGTGCGGACATCCCGTTCTACACGCTGACCTTCGCCAAGGGCCTGTCCCCCGTCGAGTTGCTGACCCGCATGGGCGTGGACCCGGAGACCCTGGCGCTCCGCGATGCCGCGGGCCTGGACGACGCCTTCGGTGACACCCTGCTCGACGAGGACGAGCCGGTGGTGACGACCGGTACCGACGGCGCGTGGACCTGGGCACGGGAGCTGGGCGGCAGTCACGGGCTGGACGAGGGAGTGCTGTCCGCGGTCTCGCACGGGACGGAGGCCGTCGCCCTGCACCACAACGAGAAGCCGATGCACTGGTTCAGGTACGCGGTCGAGGGCGACATCGTCGTCGACTTCCACACCCTCCAGCCGATCGAACCGACCGGCCTGGACCCGTGGCGGCTCGACGCGTTCATGCGCCCCCTCGGCCTCGTCGCCGGACGGTCCGCTCCGGTGCACGGCGTCCTGGCACTCGCCGAGGACGCCTTCGGGTTGCGCGTGACGCCGGCGGAGGACGACGAGGAACGCTGGAGCGGCAGCCTGCTGCCGCTCCCCGCCGAGGAACGGCCCTAG
- a CDS encoding MDR family MFS transporter yields the protein MSASTSSRGPARLKHAARESVSGLPRQFWWLWTSTLINRLGAFVATFLALYLTVERGHSASYAGLVGALYGLGGVISSVGAGVLTDRLGRRPTMLVAQLSTAASVALLGFMTDPVAIAVVAGVVGMATNASRPAVQAMMADIVAPEDRVRAFALNYWAINLGFAVSSTAAGLIAQHGYLALFLGESTLVLACALVVFFKLPESRPAATPTAGDDRDSGGSGPAAVSMRTVVRDGRFMTVVGLNLLLALIFQQAYVSMPVSMGQDGFSSADFGTVIAVNGVLVVLLQIPVTRFIEHRSPAMLLIGSALLAGYGFGLTALAGSVAMYALAVVVWTLGEIINSPTQMGLVVRLSPLHGRGRYQGMYSLSWSVASLAAPLLGGTVIDHYGADALWAGCAAVGTVAALGYGLLLRSLPGRTTVVDGSAGTPTPGAAAEPASVSGSAPVSVPASAQGPGPVCASAPGGTGA from the coding sequence ATGTCCGCATCCACATCCAGTCGCGGCCCCGCCCGCCTCAAACACGCCGCGCGGGAGAGCGTCTCCGGCCTCCCCCGCCAGTTCTGGTGGCTGTGGACCAGCACCCTGATCAACCGGCTGGGCGCCTTCGTCGCCACGTTCCTGGCCCTCTACCTGACCGTCGAGCGCGGCCACTCCGCCTCGTACGCGGGTCTGGTCGGCGCGCTCTACGGCCTCGGCGGGGTGATCTCGTCCGTGGGCGCCGGGGTGCTGACCGACCGGCTCGGCCGACGCCCCACGATGCTCGTCGCGCAGCTGTCGACGGCGGCGTCCGTGGCACTGCTCGGCTTCATGACGGACCCGGTCGCGATCGCGGTGGTCGCGGGCGTGGTCGGTATGGCGACCAACGCCTCCCGCCCCGCCGTACAGGCGATGATGGCGGACATCGTCGCCCCCGAGGACCGGGTCCGCGCCTTCGCCCTGAACTACTGGGCGATCAACCTCGGCTTCGCGGTCTCCTCCACCGCCGCCGGACTCATCGCCCAGCACGGCTACCTGGCCCTCTTCCTGGGCGAGTCGACCCTCGTGCTGGCCTGCGCCCTGGTCGTCTTCTTCAAGCTGCCCGAGTCCCGCCCGGCCGCGACGCCGACGGCGGGTGACGACCGCGACTCCGGCGGCTCCGGCCCCGCCGCCGTCTCCATGCGCACCGTGGTGCGCGACGGCCGCTTCATGACCGTCGTCGGCCTCAACCTGCTGCTGGCGCTGATCTTCCAGCAGGCGTATGTATCGATGCCGGTGTCGATGGGTCAGGACGGCTTCTCCAGCGCCGACTTCGGCACCGTGATCGCGGTCAACGGCGTGCTCGTCGTCCTGCTCCAGATCCCGGTCACCCGCTTCATCGAGCACCGCAGCCCCGCCATGCTGCTCATCGGCTCGGCCCTGCTCGCCGGGTACGGCTTCGGGCTGACCGCGCTGGCCGGCTCGGTCGCGATGTACGCGCTCGCCGTCGTCGTGTGGACCCTCGGCGAAATCATCAACTCCCCCACCCAGATGGGCCTGGTGGTCCGCCTCTCCCCGCTCCACGGGCGCGGCCGCTACCAGGGCATGTATTCCCTGTCCTGGTCCGTCGCCTCGCTCGCGGCGCCGCTGCTCGGCGGCACGGTCATCGACCACTACGGCGCGGACGCGCTCTGGGCGGGCTGCGCGGCGGTGGGCACGGTGGCGGCCCTGGGCTACGGGCTGCTGCTGCGGAGTCTGCCGGGGCGGACGACGGTGGTGGACGGTTCGGCCGGCACACCGACGCCGGGCGCCGCGGCCGAGCCTGCGTCTGTCTCTGGATCTGCGCCTGTGTCTGTGCCTGCTTCTGCGCAGGGCCCGGGCCCGGTGTGCGCCTCCGCGCCGGGTGGTACGGGCGCGTGA
- a CDS encoding NAD(P)/FAD-dependent oxidoreductase, producing MEDDVPDVLVVGAGAAGLNAALVLARVRRRVLVAGWGEPRNAPAEQVHGFLSRDGAPPAELLATGRAEVERYGGRVVTGEVRALRRGTGPEGGFEADLAGRTVRARRVIVATGMHDELPGLPGLRERWAREVLHCPYCHGWEVRDRPLGVLAPAGQEQRAVHQALLVRQLTDDVVFFGAAPDDTARAALTARGVRIEARGAAGLVVEDGTLRGVRLADGTVVPRTALFVPARPVPHDALLTALGCERDASGLVPVDPAGRTAVPGVWAAGNVVDPTAQVVVAAAAGDRAARAVNLDLIEEELTENGRREQQR from the coding sequence ATGGAAGACGACGTACCGGACGTACTGGTCGTCGGGGCCGGGGCCGCCGGGCTGAACGCCGCGCTCGTCCTGGCCAGGGTCCGCCGCCGGGTGCTGGTGGCCGGCTGGGGCGAACCGCGCAACGCGCCCGCGGAGCAGGTGCACGGGTTCCTCTCCCGGGACGGCGCGCCCCCGGCGGAGCTCCTCGCCACGGGACGGGCGGAGGTCGAGCGGTACGGCGGCCGGGTCGTCACGGGCGAGGTCCGCGCGCTGCGCCGCGGCACCGGCCCGGAGGGCGGCTTCGAGGCCGACCTGGCCGGCCGCACGGTGCGGGCCCGGCGGGTGATCGTGGCGACCGGGATGCACGACGAGCTGCCCGGCCTGCCCGGTCTGCGCGAACGCTGGGCACGCGAGGTGCTGCACTGCCCGTACTGCCACGGCTGGGAGGTCCGCGACCGGCCGCTCGGCGTGCTCGCCCCGGCCGGTCAGGAGCAGCGGGCGGTCCACCAGGCGCTGCTGGTACGGCAGTTGACGGACGACGTGGTGTTCTTCGGCGCGGCGCCGGACGACACCGCCCGCGCCGCGCTGACCGCCCGCGGCGTACGGATCGAGGCCCGCGGGGCCGCCGGGCTGGTGGTCGAGGACGGGACGCTGCGCGGCGTACGGCTGGCCGACGGGACCGTCGTACCGCGCACCGCGCTCTTCGTGCCCGCCCGGCCGGTACCGCACGACGCGCTGCTCACCGCCCTGGGCTGCGAACGGGACGCGTCGGGCCTGGTGCCGGTCGACCCGGCCGGCCGGACCGCGGTGCCGGGGGTGTGGGCGGCCGGCAACGTCGTCGACCCCACCGCCCAGGTGGTCGTCGCGGCCGCCGCCGGGGACCGGGCGGCCCGCGCGGTGAACCTGGACCTGATCGAGGAAGAGCTGACGGAGAACGGACGACGGGAGCAGCAGCGATGA
- a CDS encoding helix-turn-helix domain-containing protein: MLYAEIEISSFLKARRAALDPADLGLPGGVTRRRVRGLRREEVAQLAGISVDYYTRIEQGRAHAISDSVLDAIARALRLSGGEVTYLRNIAVPRRRGAADCCAPGAAPGQTVRPEIRQLLDAMESTVPALVIGRGLDILAWNRLGGRVAFDLEAVAPDRRNTALLVFLDPAARALHPEWEDKAEEVVGNLRAESGRHPDDPRICEVVNELLVRSADFTRLWQAQSVHECLRGTKRILHPDVGELVITFESFRLGADEDQALVTYSAPRGSETERRLRELAALPGVSTARAGAAPAGVA; the protein is encoded by the coding sequence ATGCTGTACGCGGAAATCGAGATCAGCTCGTTCCTCAAGGCGCGCCGCGCCGCGCTCGACCCGGCCGACCTCGGGCTGCCCGGCGGGGTCACCCGGCGGCGGGTGCGCGGGCTGCGGCGCGAGGAGGTCGCCCAGCTCGCCGGCATCAGCGTCGACTACTACACCCGGATCGAACAGGGCCGGGCGCACGCCATCTCCGACTCGGTGCTCGACGCGATCGCGCGGGCGCTGCGGCTGTCCGGGGGCGAGGTGACGTACCTGCGCAACATCGCCGTGCCGCGGCGGCGCGGCGCGGCGGACTGCTGCGCCCCCGGCGCCGCCCCCGGCCAGACCGTGCGCCCCGAGATCCGGCAGCTGCTGGACGCGATGGAGAGCACCGTGCCGGCCCTGGTCATCGGCCGTGGCCTGGACATCCTGGCGTGGAACCGGCTCGGCGGGCGGGTCGCCTTCGACCTGGAGGCCGTCGCCCCGGACCGGCGGAACACCGCGCTGCTGGTCTTCCTCGACCCCGCGGCCCGGGCGCTGCACCCGGAGTGGGAGGACAAGGCCGAAGAGGTGGTCGGCAATCTGCGTGCCGAGAGCGGCCGGCACCCCGACGACCCGCGCATCTGCGAGGTGGTCAACGAGCTGCTGGTGCGCAGTGCGGACTTCACGCGGCTGTGGCAGGCGCAGTCGGTGCACGAGTGCCTGCGCGGCACCAAGCGGATCCTGCACCCGGACGTCGGCGAGCTCGTCATCACCTTCGAGAGCTTCCGGCTGGGCGCCGACGAGGACCAGGCCCTGGTGACGTACAGCGCCCCGCGCGGTTCGGAGACGGAGCGGCGGCTGCGGGAGCTGGCGGCCCTGCCGGGGGTGAGCACGGCACGGGCCGGGGCCGCCCCGGCCGGCGTGGCCTAG
- a CDS encoding alpha/beta hydrolase family protein — protein MAERAGGRGTRRGVLAGALVLAGTLVAAPAVAGCAPDAGRAGGGGAAGPEHAAATGVQPARLTLPVPSGRYPVGTVSLRLVDHGRSDPWVGGRARRELMVSVRYPARAGARRYPRAPQMSAREATAFDALNNFGELVPRGKVAWGATLTTAREGAPVAAGRLPVVLYSPGAGDPRSFGSTLCDDLASRGYAVVTVDHTYEAPAVEFPGGRVARSVMRAELARAQKTGRITQLLRKVSGVRVADTRFVLDELAKRGPASPLPAGLRDALDLGRTGMFGQSAGGFTAAQAMHDDRRIRAAVNMDGVMGYTQRDDDPSNPSTVGRDGVDRPLLLLGSEGDTHRTVASWGAVWRHSRGAWLRDLTLRGGRHAGFTDAQALIPQLARELHLPRKGVVETVGTVDPVRAVGAQRACVAAFFDRWLRGRGDGLPAGLPGRYPELRVVP, from the coding sequence ATGGCGGAGCGTGCGGGGGGACGCGGGACGCGGCGGGGGGTGCTGGCGGGGGCGCTGGTGCTGGCGGGGACGCTGGTCGCGGCGCCGGCGGTGGCCGGGTGTGCGCCGGACGCGGGACGGGCGGGCGGCGGGGGCGCGGCCGGCCCGGAACACGCGGCGGCCACCGGCGTGCAGCCGGCCCGGCTGACGCTGCCGGTGCCGAGCGGGCGGTATCCCGTCGGTACGGTCTCGCTCCGTCTGGTGGACCACGGGCGGTCCGACCCGTGGGTCGGCGGACGGGCACGCCGGGAGCTGATGGTCAGCGTCCGGTACCCGGCACGGGCCGGGGCGCGACGGTACCCGCGCGCACCGCAGATGTCGGCGCGCGAGGCGACCGCGTTCGACGCGCTGAACAACTTCGGGGAGCTGGTGCCGCGGGGAAAGGTCGCCTGGGGTGCCACGCTCACCACCGCGCGCGAGGGCGCGCCGGTGGCGGCCGGGCGGCTCCCGGTGGTGCTCTACTCCCCCGGCGCCGGCGACCCCCGCTCGTTCGGCAGCACGCTCTGCGACGACCTGGCGTCCCGCGGCTACGCGGTGGTGACCGTCGACCACACGTATGAGGCGCCGGCCGTGGAGTTCCCGGGCGGGCGGGTGGCGCGCAGTGTGATGCGGGCGGAGCTGGCCAGGGCGCAGAAGACGGGGCGGATCACGCAGCTGCTGCGGAAGGTCAGCGGGGTGCGGGTGGCCGACACCCGGTTCGTGCTGGACGAGTTGGCGAAGCGGGGGCCCGCCTCCCCGCTGCCGGCCGGGCTGCGGGACGCCCTGGACCTGGGCCGGACGGGGATGTTCGGCCAGTCGGCCGGCGGGTTCACGGCGGCCCAGGCGATGCACGACGACCGGCGGATCAGGGCCGCGGTCAACATGGACGGGGTGATGGGGTACACCCAGCGCGACGACGATCCGTCGAACCCCTCGACCGTTGGGCGCGACGGCGTGGACCGCCCGCTGCTGCTGTTGGGGTCGGAGGGGGACACCCACCGCACGGTGGCGTCCTGGGGCGCGGTGTGGCGGCACAGCCGGGGCGCCTGGCTGCGGGATCTGACCCTGCGGGGCGGCCGGCACGCCGGTTTCACCGATGCGCAGGCGCTGATTCCGCAGCTGGCACGGGAGTTGCACCTGCCGCGCAAGGGCGTGGTGGAGACGGTCGGGACGGTGGATCCGGTGCGGGCGGTCGGCGCACAGCGGGCCTGCGTCGCCGCGTTCTTCGACCGGTGGCTGCGGGGCCGGGGCGACGGCCTGCCGGCCGGGCTGCCGGGGCGGTATCCGGAGCTGCGGGTCGTGCCGTAG
- a CDS encoding class I SAM-dependent methyltransferase, which yields MPRRPSPAPAAPSRPVGNATRGTTNPNRLRRMDRWIAAEHGAELRRAADPVAVDLGYGAAPWTAVELLDRLRTVRPDARVVGVEIDPARVEAARPYGKPGLDFLHGGFEVPLPGARGRAPVLIRAANVLRQYDEDEVTAVWRRLCARLAPGGLLVEGTCDEIGRRHVWVALGPEGPRTVTFAARLGSLHTPSDLAERLPKALIHRNVPGEPVHAFLRDFDRAWAAAAPLGALGARQRWRAAVAALATDWPLAGDPRRRRQGEVTVRWEALAPRG from the coding sequence ATGCCCCGCCGCCCCTCGCCCGCCCCCGCCGCGCCGTCCCGGCCCGTCGGCAACGCCACCCGCGGCACCACCAACCCCAACCGGCTGCGCCGCATGGACCGCTGGATAGCGGCCGAACACGGCGCCGAGCTGCGCCGCGCCGCCGACCCCGTCGCGGTCGACCTCGGCTACGGCGCCGCGCCCTGGACCGCGGTGGAGCTGCTGGACCGGCTGCGCACCGTCCGGCCGGACGCCCGCGTCGTCGGCGTCGAGATCGACCCGGCGCGGGTCGAGGCGGCCCGCCCGTACGGCAAGCCGGGGCTGGACTTCCTGCACGGCGGCTTCGAGGTGCCGCTGCCGGGCGCCCGCGGCCGGGCGCCGGTCCTCATCCGGGCGGCGAACGTGCTGCGGCAGTACGACGAGGACGAGGTGACCGCGGTCTGGCGGCGGCTGTGCGCCCGCCTGGCGCCGGGCGGGCTGCTGGTGGAGGGCACCTGCGACGAGATCGGCCGGCGGCACGTCTGGGTCGCGCTCGGCCCCGAGGGCCCCCGTACGGTCACCTTCGCGGCCCGGCTCGGCTCCCTGCACACCCCTTCCGACCTGGCCGAACGCCTTCCCAAGGCGCTCATTCACCGCAATGTGCCGGGCGAGCCGGTGCATGCCTTCCTGCGCGACTTCGACCGCGCCTGGGCCGCGGCGGCCCCCTTGGGCGCGCTCGGCGCCCGCCAGCGGTGGCGCGCGGCGGTGGCGGCGCTGGCCACCGACTGGCCGCTGGCCGGCGACCCGCGGCGGCGGCGCCAGGGCGAGGTCACCGTCCGCTGGGAGGCGCTGGCCCCGCGCGGCTGA
- a CDS encoding helix-turn-helix domain-containing protein, whose protein sequence is MELFHEEPGIGDRIARLRARRKLTQEGLAERADLCVDTVRKLEQGVRQTARLSTLNALARALDVEPSVLVGQPATFEVRSEGEQPSVLALRQAVSPVSDLLGDEPDPEDPPGIATLRESLRSTERIRRDGRMAEIGVLLPQLIRDAKAAARACNGSDAAAAQSVLAEAYQVAATTLAALGKEDAAFTALERSMAAAAKGDDPHLETVGFSSLAWVLTKQGRLADAERVALRAAERIEPGFRSPSLELALWGALLLRAATAAVRLQRHDTVRELLTMASAAAAGIGTDRLDYATPFGPTNVGVAKVNFLVEMAESSEALRTARAVPELHALPPTWRARFHVDRALAFADLRKDDGAQQALLAAERTAPEWMRYHSTSRRLVADLRNRERRRTSPLTELADRLGLDG, encoded by the coding sequence ATGGAGTTGTTCCACGAGGAACCCGGCATCGGTGACCGCATCGCCCGGCTGCGGGCACGCCGCAAGCTGACGCAGGAGGGGCTCGCCGAACGGGCGGACCTGTGCGTCGACACCGTCCGCAAGCTCGAACAGGGCGTACGGCAGACGGCCCGGCTCTCGACGCTCAATGCGCTGGCCAGAGCACTGGACGTGGAGCCGTCCGTGCTCGTCGGGCAGCCCGCCACCTTCGAGGTGCGCAGTGAGGGGGAGCAGCCGTCCGTGCTGGCGCTGCGTCAGGCGGTGTCGCCCGTCTCCGACCTGTTGGGCGACGAGCCGGACCCCGAGGACCCGCCCGGTATCGCGACGTTGCGGGAATCCCTGCGGTCGACGGAGCGCATCCGGCGGGACGGGCGGATGGCGGAGATCGGGGTGCTGCTGCCGCAGTTGATCAGGGATGCGAAGGCGGCGGCCCGCGCCTGCAACGGGAGCGACGCCGCGGCGGCGCAGTCGGTCCTCGCCGAGGCGTATCAGGTCGCCGCGACGACGCTCGCGGCCCTGGGCAAGGAGGACGCCGCGTTCACCGCCCTCGAACGGTCGATGGCGGCCGCGGCCAAAGGGGACGACCCCCACCTGGAGACCGTCGGCTTCTCCAGCCTCGCCTGGGTCCTCACCAAACAGGGGCGGCTGGCCGACGCGGAGCGGGTCGCGTTGCGCGCCGCCGAACGCATCGAGCCCGGCTTCCGGTCACCGTCCCTCGAACTCGCCCTGTGGGGCGCCCTGTTGCTCCGCGCGGCGACGGCCGCCGTGCGCCTGCAGCGGCACGACACGGTGCGCGAGCTGCTGACCATGGCGAGCGCCGCGGCGGCCGGCATCGGCACGGATCGCCTCGACTACGCGACCCCGTTCGGGCCGACCAATGTGGGCGTGGCGAAGGTCAACTTCCTGGTGGAGATGGCGGAGAGCTCGGAAGCCCTCCGCACCGCGCGCGCGGTCCCCGAACTGCACGCCCTCCCGCCGACCTGGCGGGCGCGCTTCCACGTGGACCGGGCCCTGGCCTTCGCCGACCTCCGCAAGGACGACGGTGCGCAGCAGGCACTGCTCGCCGCCGAGCGCACCGCCCCGGAGTGGATGCGCTACCACTCCACCAGCCGCCGCCTCGTCGCGGACCTCCGCAACCGCGAGCGGCGTCGCACCTCCCCCCTCACGGAGCTGGCCGACCGGCTCGGCCTCGACGGGTAG
- the mshA gene encoding D-inositol-3-phosphate glycosyltransferase, producing MSPYVSRLRSRPHGPFPGPSRLRLPGGARRPRRVAMLSVHTSPLHQPGTGDAGGMNVYIVELARTLASLNIEVEIFTRATTGTLPPAVELAPGVLVRHVDAGPYEGLAKEELPAQLCAFTHGVMQAWAGHRPGYYDLVHSHYWLSGHVGWLAAERWGVPLVHAMHTMAKVKNAALAVGDTPEPAARVIGETQVVRASDRLIANTAEEAEELVRHYEAERGKVAVVHPGVNLDRFRPSGGEVAESRAAARARLGLPQDAVIPLFAGRIQPLKAPDILLRAVAALLAETPSLRSRLVVPVVGGPSGSGLAKPEGLQKLAARLGIADLVQFRPPVGQEQLADWYRAASVLVMPSYSESFGLVAIEAQACGTPVVAAAVGGLPTAVRDGVSGFLVAGHDPADYARALRRFVDDPALATGMGTAAARHAQSFGWDTAAAATGDVYTAAMQERRRHLRSAHG from the coding sequence GTGAGCCCATATGTGTCCCGGCTCCGCAGCCGTCCCCATGGCCCGTTCCCGGGGCCCTCCCGGCTGCGCCTGCCCGGCGGCGCGCGCCGCCCCCGGAGGGTGGCGATGCTGAGCGTGCACACCTCCCCGCTGCACCAGCCGGGCACCGGCGACGCCGGCGGCATGAACGTCTACATCGTCGAGCTGGCCCGCACGCTCGCCTCGCTCAACATCGAGGTGGAGATCTTCACGCGCGCCACCACCGGCACCCTCCCGCCCGCCGTCGAGCTCGCCCCCGGCGTCCTCGTACGGCATGTGGACGCCGGCCCGTACGAGGGCCTGGCCAAGGAGGAGCTGCCCGCCCAGCTGTGTGCCTTCACGCACGGCGTGATGCAGGCGTGGGCCGGCCACCGCCCCGGCTACTACGACCTGGTGCACTCCCACTACTGGCTCTCCGGGCACGTCGGCTGGCTGGCCGCCGAGCGCTGGGGCGTCCCGCTGGTGCACGCCATGCACACGATGGCGAAGGTCAAGAACGCCGCGCTGGCCGTCGGTGACACCCCCGAGCCGGCCGCCCGCGTCATCGGTGAGACCCAGGTCGTGCGGGCCTCCGACCGCCTGATAGCCAACACCGCCGAGGAGGCCGAGGAGCTCGTACGGCACTACGAGGCCGAGCGCGGCAAGGTCGCCGTCGTCCACCCCGGCGTCAACCTCGACCGCTTCCGGCCCTCGGGCGGCGAGGTCGCCGAGAGCCGGGCCGCGGCCCGGGCCCGCCTGGGGCTGCCGCAGGACGCGGTGATCCCGCTCTTCGCCGGGCGGATACAGCCGCTCAAGGCCCCCGACATCCTGCTGCGCGCGGTGGCCGCCCTGCTGGCCGAGACCCCCTCGCTGCGCTCCCGGCTGGTCGTGCCCGTGGTCGGCGGGCCCAGCGGCAGCGGTCTGGCCAAGCCCGAGGGCCTGCAGAAGCTGGCCGCCCGGCTCGGCATCGCGGACCTGGTGCAGTTCCGCCCGCCGGTCGGCCAGGAGCAGCTCGCCGACTGGTACCGCGCCGCGTCCGTGCTGGTCATGCCCTCGTACAGCGAGTCCTTCGGGCTGGTGGCCATCGAGGCGCAGGCGTGCGGGACGCCGGTCGTGGCCGCCGCCGTCGGCGGCCTGCCGACGGCGGTGCGCGACGGCGTCAGCGGCTTCCTGGTCGCCGGCCACGACCCGGCCGACTACGCCCGCGCCCTGCGGCGGTTCGTCGACGACCCGGCGCTCGCGACCGGCATGGGCACCGCCGCCGCCCGGCACGCCCAGTCGTTCGGCTGGGACACCGCCGCCGCGGCGACCGGCGACGTCTACACCGCGGCGATGCAGGAGCGGCGGCGTCACCTACGATCGGCGCATGGCTGA
- a CDS encoding class I SAM-dependent methyltransferase: MTGTPHTHRHGTHTHPQDHHHGHDDDFDWSAMADLLELEGEVHGPYVRQALAEIGHLTPRRVLDIGSGPGVAACRMAEVFPQAEVTAVDGTPELLARAEERAARLGVRLRTRLAEFPAELDGLGPADLVWTGQVVHHVGDQQDALRRLAGLLTPGGVLAVVEGGLPPRWLPRDVGFGRPGLQERLDAAQADRFSRMRDELPGSVPVVEDWPGMLRTAGLTGARSRTFLVDHPAPLATGPDGPARLFARWSLERCRNGLADLLDDEDLRTLDRLLDPADPAGVDRRPDLFLLTAKTVHFGTAA, from the coding sequence ATGACCGGAACCCCGCACACGCACCGGCACGGCACCCACACGCACCCCCAGGACCACCACCACGGCCACGACGACGACTTCGACTGGTCCGCGATGGCCGACCTGCTGGAACTGGAGGGTGAGGTCCACGGCCCCTACGTGCGGCAGGCCCTGGCGGAAATCGGCCATCTGACCCCGCGCCGCGTCCTCGACATCGGCAGCGGCCCGGGCGTCGCGGCCTGCCGGATGGCCGAGGTCTTCCCGCAGGCCGAGGTCACCGCGGTGGACGGCACGCCGGAGCTGCTGGCCCGCGCCGAGGAACGGGCCGCGCGGCTCGGCGTACGGCTGCGGACCCGGCTGGCCGAGTTCCCCGCGGAACTCGACGGCCTGGGCCCGGCGGACCTGGTGTGGACCGGGCAGGTCGTGCACCACGTCGGCGACCAGCAGGACGCGCTGCGCCGGCTGGCCGGGCTGCTGACGCCCGGCGGTGTGCTGGCCGTTGTCGAGGGCGGACTGCCGCCCCGCTGGCTGCCGCGCGACGTCGGCTTCGGCCGCCCCGGCCTGCAGGAGCGGCTCGACGCGGCGCAGGCCGACCGCTTCAGCCGGATGCGCGACGAACTGCCCGGCTCGGTGCCGGTGGTGGAGGACTGGCCCGGCATGCTGCGGACCGCGGGACTCACCGGCGCACGGAGCAGGACCTTCCTCGTGGACCACCCCGCACCGCTGGCCACGGGGCCGGACGGCCCCGCACGGCTCTTCGCGCGGTGGTCCCTGGAGCGCTGCCGCAACGGGCTCGCCGACCTCCTGGACGACGAGGACCTGCGGACCCTCGACCGGCTGCTGGACCCGGCCGACCCGGCGGGCGTCGACCGGCGCCCGGACCTGTTCCTGCTGACCGCGAAGACCGTGCACTTCGGCACCGCGGCCTGA
- a CDS encoding YbjN domain-containing protein, protein MADDPRQVIETALDDAGLAWESPSDGVYVVTLPGTRKLSTTCSLRVGRHSLSVNAFVVRRPDENHEAVHRWLLERNTRLYGVSYAIDKLGDIYLVGKLPLAAVTPDELDRLLGTVLENADGSFNTLLEMGFAGAIRKEYAWRVSRGESTRNLAAFERLTRDDAPEA, encoded by the coding sequence ATGGCTGACGACCCGCGACAGGTGATCGAGACGGCGCTGGACGACGCAGGTCTCGCATGGGAATCGCCCTCCGACGGCGTGTACGTCGTCACGCTGCCGGGCACCCGCAAACTCTCCACGACCTGCTCCCTCCGCGTCGGCAGGCACTCCCTCTCCGTCAACGCCTTCGTGGTGCGCCGCCCCGACGAGAACCACGAGGCGGTGCACCGCTGGCTCCTGGAACGCAACACCCGCCTCTACGGCGTCAGTTACGCGATCGACAAGCTCGGTGACATCTACCTCGTCGGCAAGCTCCCGCTCGCCGCCGTCACCCCCGACGAGCTCGACCGGCTGCTCGGCACCGTCCTGGAGAACGCCGACGGCAGCTTCAACACCCTCCTGGAGATGGGCTTCGCCGGCGCCATCCGCAAGGAGTACGCCTGGCGGGTCTCGCGCGGCGAGTCCACCCGCAACCTGGCGGCGTTCGAGCGTCTGACGCGGGACGACGCCCCCGAGGCATAG